One window from the genome of Nicotiana sylvestris chromosome 9, ASM39365v2, whole genome shotgun sequence encodes:
- the LOC104217822 gene encoding uncharacterized protein, producing the protein MHFETIKVTHQVSVIVHSMAPMLEDPSAFMIPCTIGNAEFAKAFFDLGTSINLMPYSVLKILGIGQPRPTSRRLQVANRTIKRMLGVIEDVLVRVDKFILPADFVILDCEVDYKVPILLGRPFFATGKALGDVEAGELTFRVGDEQVVFHVCKSMRQPNSNEVYYFVDLVTDVIVHDTSTTINVGDILEVVLLNFDDDEMDGFMECVNSLQGMESYHYAPRKLSLDIENRKTPPTKPSIKEPPTLELKSLPPHLWYEFLGPCYTLPVIISPCLTNVQVDSTLAVLQKRKKAIGYTLADIRGISPAFCMHKIKLYDGAKLSIEHQKRLN; encoded by the coding sequence ATGCATTTTGAAACTATCAAGgtcactcatcaagtgagtgtaATTGTTCATTCCATGGCTCCTATGTTGGAGGATCCCAGTGCTTTCATGATTCCTTGTACAATTGGGAATGCCGAGTTTGCTAAAGCTTTTTTTGATCTTGGgacaagtatcaatttgatgccctattcggttTTAAAAattttgggaattgggcaaccaagacccactTCTAGGAGGTTGCAAGTGGCTAATCGTACAATAAAGAGGATGTTGGGTGTTATTGAAGACGTTTTGGTCCGGGTTGATAAGTTCATTCTTCCGGCGGACTTTGTTATTCTagattgtgaggttgattatAAAGTTCCTATCCTTTTAGGGAGACCTTTCTTTGCAACGGGTAAGGCTCTTGGTGATGTGGAAGCCGGAGAACTCACTTTTCGGGTTGGTGATGAACAAGTGGTATTCCATGTGTGTAAATCTATGCggcaaccaaatagcaatgaGGTGTATTATTTTGTGGATTTGGTGACCGATGTTATTGTTCATGATACAAGTACTACCATCAACGTTGGTGATATTTTGGAAGTCGTTTTGCTCAATTTTGATGATGATGAGATGGATGGTTTTATGGAATGTGTAAATTCCTTGCAAGGAATGGAGTCGTACCACTATGCACCtcggaaattatctttggatatTGAGAATAGGAAAACTCCTCCTACAAAACCTTCTATTAAAGAGCCACCTACTTTGGAGTTGAAATCATTGCCTCCACACCtttggtatgaatttcttggcccttGTTACACTTTACCGGTTATTATTTCCCCTTGTTTGACTAATGTGCAGGTTGATTCCACATTGGCGGTGTTGCAAAAGAGGAAGAAAGCGATTGGGTATACTTTGGCTGACATTCGAGGTAtcagccccgccttttgcatgcataagatcaagTTGTATGATGGTGCTAAACTATCCATTGAACATCAAAAAAGACTCAATTAG